Proteins from a genomic interval of Cheilinus undulatus linkage group 15, ASM1832078v1, whole genome shotgun sequence:
- the fbxl3a gene encoding F-box/LRR-repeat protein 3, with protein sequence MKRVKGGEEDSNSSSSKSPPEARKKVRKQLSEESKALVMAGQSTESDWARLPQELLLHIFQYLPLLDRAYASQVCRGWNQAFHMPELWRCFEFELNQPASSYLKATHPDLIKQIIKRHSNHLQYVSFKVDSSTESAEAACDILSQLVNCSLKTLGLISTARPSFMEVPKSHFISALTVVFVNSKSLSSLKIDDTPVDDPSLKVLVANNSDTLKLLKMSSCPHVSPAGILCVADQCHGLRELALNYHLLSDELLLALSSEKHVHLEHLRIDVVSENPGQHFHTIKKSSWDAMVRHSPKFNLVMYFFLYEDEFGPFFNEEIPVTHLYFGRSVSKEVLGRVGLHCPRLVELVVCANGLRPLDEELIRIAKHCTQLSAIGLGECEVSCSAFVEFVKMCGRRLSQLSIMEEVLIPDHKYSLDEIHWEVSKHLGRVWFPDMMPTW encoded by the exons ATGAAGAGGGtgaaaggaggagaagaggacaGCAACAGCTCCTCCAGTAAGAGCCCACCAGAAGCCCGCAAGAAAGTGCGGAAGCAGTTGAGCGAGGAGTCCAAGGCTCTGGTCATGGCCGGTCAATCAACAGAAAGCGACTGGGCCAGGCTGCCTCAGGAGCTCCTGCTTCACATCTTCCAGTACCTCCCACTGCTGGACCGGGCTTACGCCTCCCAGGTGTGCCGTGGTTGGAACCAGGCGTTCCACATGCCTGAGCTGTGGAGGTGTTTTGAGTTTGAGCTAAACCAGCCAGCCAGCTCTTACCTGAAAGCTACACATCCAGATCTCATCAAGCAGATAATAAAAAGGCACTCCAACCACCTGCAGTATGTCAGCTTCAAG GTTGACAGCAGTACAGAGTCTGCAGAGGCAGCATGTGACATTCTCTCACAGTTGGTGAACTGTTCACTAAAGACCTTGGGGCTCATTTCCACGGCCAGGCCCAGTTTCATGGAGGTTCCCAAG tctcaTTTCATCTCAGCTCTGACTGTTGTGTTCGTCAACTCCAAATCGCTGTCTTCTCTGAAGATCGACGACACGCCAGTGGATGATCCGTCTCTGAAGGTGCTGGTGGCCAACAACAGCGACACCCTAAAATTGTTGAAGATGAGCAGCTGTCCCCACGTCTCCCCTGCAG GGATCCTGTGTGTGGCCGACCAGTGTCATGGGCTGAGAGAGCTGGCTCTGAACTACCACCTTCTGAGCGATGAGCTCCTTCTGGCCCTTTCCTCAGAGAAACACGTCCACCTGGAGCATTTGAGGATCGACGTGGTGAGCGAGAACCCTGGCCAGCATTTTCACACCATCAAAAAGAGCAGCTGGGACGCCATGGTGCGGCATTCACCCAAATTCAATCTGGTCATGTACTTCTTCCTCTATGAGGACGAGTTTGGCCCTTTCTTTAACGAGGAGATCCCCGTCACTCACCTCTATTTTGGCCGCTCTGTCAGTAAGGAGGTCTTGGGCCGTGTTGGCCTCCACTGCCCTCGTCTTGTAGAGTTGGTGGTATGCGCCAATGGTCTGCGTCCTCTGGACGAAGAGCTGATCCGCATCGCGAAGCACTGTACCCAGCTGTCGGCCATTGGCCTGGGCGAGTGTGAAGTTTCCTGCAGTGCGTTTGTGGAGTTTGTTAAGATGTGTGGCCGGAGGCTTTCCCAGCTGTCAATTATGGAGGAGGTGCTGATTCCTGATCACAAATACAGCCTGGATGAGATCCACTGGGAGGTTTCGAAGCATCTTGGCCGGGTTTGGTTCCCTGACATGATGCCCAcctggtaa
- the cln5 gene encoding ceroid-lipofuscinosis neuronal protein 5, translating into MIYTEAVICLTLLLLLHVVAEFRSNGRQKWPVPYRRFDHRPEADSYCEALYPFCPTGDPDGRIPYMRDSDTISVYRLQTPVWEFKYGDLLGKLHIMHDAIGFRSAETGTNYTMEWYELFQLGNCTFPHIRPEVYAPFWCNQGAACFYEGIDDSHWSQNGTLEKIAEITGNQFNDMAQWVQDDNETGIFYETWSVHSDPGPNATVWFESYDCSQFVHRTYRKLAELGAKLSSRSQTNYTKIYLYSGEPTYLGNDSTIFGQPALKNLAVDIRKFYHPFRPHQSFTDLAISLLEAYEKIVLEKHFYLYYNFEYWHLPMKPPYMKMTFEEVPLP; encoded by the exons ATGATTTATACAGAGGCTGTCATCTGCCTTACCCTGCTCCTGCTGCTTCATGTTGTCGCTGAGTTCAGGAGTAATGGACGGCAGAAATGGCCTGTACCTTACAG GCGGTTTGATCATCGACCTGAAGCAGACTCTTACTGTGAGGCTCTCTACCCATTCTGTCCCACCGGGGATCCAGATGGACGGATTCCCTACATGAGGGACAGCGATACCATCTCAGTTTATCGACTGCAGACACCAGTATGGGAGTTCAAGTATGGAGATTTGCTGGGGAAATTG CATATCATGCATGATGCCATTGGCTTCCGCAGTGCAGAAACAGGGACAAACTACACCATGGAGTGGTATGAGCTCTTCCAGCTGGGTAACTGCACCTTCCCTCACATCAGGCCGGAGGTTTATGCACCTTTCTGGTGCAACCAAGGAGCCGCCTGCTTCTACGAAGGCATTGATGACTCACACTGGTCACAAAATGGCACCTTGGAGAAAATAGCAGAAATCACAG GCAATCAGTTTAATGACATGGCCCAGTGGGTGCAGGATGATAACGAGACAGGGATCTTCTATGAGACCTGGTCAGTCCACTCTGATCCCGGTCCAAACGCCACTGTGTGGTTTGAATCCTATGACTGCTCTCAGTTTGTCCACCGTACGTACAGGAAACTGGCTGAACTGGGAGCCAAATTGTCCAGCAGATCACAAACGAACTACACAAAGATCTACCTGTACAGCGGAGAGCCCACCTACCTGGGCAACGACAGCACCATATTCGGACAGCCTGCTCTGAAGAATCTGGCGGTGGACATCCGTAAATTCTACCATCCATTCAGACCACATCAGTCGTTTACTGACTTAGCCATCAGCTTGTTGGAGGCTTATGAAAAGATTGTTTTGGAGAAGCACTTCTATCTGTACTACAACTTTGAGTACTGGCATCTGCCAATGAAGCCTCCTTACATGAAGATGACGTTCGAAGAGGTGCCTTTGCCGTAG
- the zgc:162944 gene encoding glutamine amidotransferase-like class 1 domain-containing protein 3A, mitochondrial: MLTLLHHCGRNLLTLRTVQTVNKSFYTTQMGKRVAVVLAGCGVYDGSEIHEASAVLVHLSRGGATVNMFAPNMDQMHVINHLKGEPAEEKRNVLVESARLARGNIQDLSKLSVTDHDAIIFPGGFGAAKNLCTWAVQGKDCSVNDEVKATLQAFHGAGKPIGLCCISPVLAAKVFPGCEVTVGIEKDDKYPDTAGTAEAINQLGCKHVSKSVTESHVDGKNKLVTTSAFMCNAPIHEIFDGIGAMVKDVLKLA; encoded by the exons ATGCTCACCCTGCTGCACCACTGTGGCCGAAACTTGCTGACTTTGAGGACGGTTCAGACAGTAAATAAAAGTTTCTACACGACACAGATGGGTAAGCGCGTGGCCGTGGTGTTGGCGGGCTGTGGAGTTTATGATGGCAGTGAAATCCACGAGGCCTCGGCTGTTTTGGTGCACCTGAGCAGAGGAGGAGCGACT GTAAACATGTTTGCTCCCAACATGGATCAGATGCACGTTATAAATCACCTGAAAGGAGAACCAGCTGAGGAGAAGAGAAACGTGTTGGTGGAGAGTGCGAGACTGGCTCGTGGAAACATCCAAGATCTGTCTAAACTCAGTGTCACAGACCATGACGCCATTATTTTCCCAG GTGGTTTTGGTGCAGCAAAGAACCTCTGCACCTGGGCTGTTCAGGGAAAGGACTGCTCTGTAAATGATGAGGTTAAGGCCACCCTGCAGGCGTTCCACGGTGCAGGTAAACCTATCGGCCTCTGCTGCATCTCCCCTGTTCTGGCTGCCAAAGTGTTTCCTGGCTGTGAGGTCACTGTTGGCATTGAGAAGGATGACAA GTACCCTGACACTGCTGGCACAGCAGAGGCCATCAACCAGCTGGGCTGCAAACATGTCAGTAAGAGTGTCACAGAGAGCCATGTGGATGGGAAGAACAAGCTGGTCACCACCTCTGCTTTCATGTGCAATGCTCCCATACATGAGATCTTTGATGGAATTGGAGCAATGGTGAAGGATGTGCTGAAACTGGCTTGA
- the acod1 gene encoding cis-aconitate decarboxylase isoform X2, protein MLRKGITESFGAAVHSLTTSHLTDVVIHRSKRMMLDTLGVGLLGTRTAVFNTALKYSQSFTSDERSSVWGKSEISLPPHFAAFVNGIAVHSMDFDDTWHPATHPSGAVLPALLALTETMPCQPSGLDLLLAFNVGIEVQGRLMRFSKEAYNIPERFHPPSVVGVMGSAAASAKLLALSPAQCSHALAIAASSAGAPLANAATQTKPLHIGNAARRGLEAAQLAQLGLEGNPEILDKNCGFGVYYKDYSPSAMPHPASADFKWMLENQNVAVKRIPAHLGMHWVVDAALAARAKLEDTEGNFDLHRISHITLKVPPSKYIDCPLPTTEHQARHSFQFNCGSALLDNEVAVSSYSEAKINRPALKELLSKVKVETPEDNQPSFDKMYCEVQIETDQGQRYEARCDTFYGHWRKPLSEKDLVEKFSVNASSVLCTEGVEGVIDVIGNIERVRESSILSSYLRMTSSEHQQFCRTRSL, encoded by the exons ATGCTGCGTAAG GGTATCACAGAGAGCTTCGGAGCTGCCGTCCACTCACTCACCACCTCTCATCTGACAGACGTGGTGATTCACAGGAGCAAAAGGATGATGCTGGACACTCTGGGCGTCGGGCTGTTAGGGACCAGGACAGCTGTGTTCAACACGGCTCTCAAGTACAGCCAG TCTTTCACGTCTGACGAGAGGAGCAGTGTTTGGGGTAAATCGGAGatctctcttcctcctcactTTGCTGCGTTTGTTAATGGCATCGCG GTTCACTCCATGGACTTTGATGACACTTGGCACCCTGCTACTCATCCCTCAGGAGCCGTGTTACCAGCCCTGCTTGCCCTGACAGAGACCATGCCCTGCCAGCCCTCTGGTCTGGACCTGCTGCTGGCCTTCAATGTGGGCATCGAGGTTCAGGGCAGACTCATGAGGTTCTCCAAAGAGGCCTACAACATCCCTGAAAG ATTCCATCCTCCCAGCGTTGTCGGTGTTATGGGCAGTGCTGCGGCCTCAGCGAAGCTCCTGGCTCTGTCCCCTGCTCAGTGTTCTCACGCTTTGGCCATCGCAGCTTCCTCTGCTGGGGCTCCTTTAGCCAACGCCGCCACACAAACCAAACCTCTCCACATAGGAAACGCTGCTCGGAGAGGCCTGGAGGCGGCTCAGCTGGCCCAGCTGGGACTGGAGGGGAACCCAGAGATCCTGGATAAGAACTGCGGGTTTGGGGTTTATTACAAAGACTACAGCCCATCAGCAATGCCACATCCTGCCTCTGCTGACTTTAAATGGATGCTTGAAAATCAGAACGTTGCCGTCAAGCGCATCCCGGCTCATCTGGGGATGCACTGGGTCGTGGATGCAGCTCTGGCAGCCCGTGCAAAGCTTGAAGACACTGAGGGGAACTTTGACCTCCACAGAATCAGCCACATCACTCTGAAAGTGCCTCCATCAAAGTACATCGACTGCCCCTTGCCTACAACAGAGCACCAAGCCAGGCACTCATTCCAATTTAACTGCGGCTCCGCTCTGCTGGATAACGAAGTGGCAGTGTCGTCTTACAGCGAAGCTAAGATCAACAGACCTGCCCTGAAGGAGCTCCTGTCTAAAGTCAAGGTGGAGACCCCTGAAGACAACCAACCCAGCTTTGATAAGATGTATTGTGAGGTTCAGATAGAAACAGATCAGGGGCAGAGGTATGAGGCCAGGTGTGATACCTTCTATGGCCACTGGAGGAAGCCACTGAGTGAGAAAGACCTGGTGGAGAAATTCAGTGTTAATGCTTCTTCAGTGTTGTGCACAGAGGGAGTGGAGGGAGTGATTGATGTGATTGGGAACATAGAGCGAGTAAGAGAAAGCTCAATTTTGAGTTCATATCTGAGAATGACCAGCAGtgagcatcagcagttttgcaggacCAGGAGCCTGTGA
- the acod1 gene encoding cis-aconitate decarboxylase isoform X3, with protein MMLDTLGVGLLGTRTAVFNTALKYSQSFTSDERSSVWGKSEISLPPHFAAFVNGIAVHSMDFDDTWHPATHPSGAVLPALLALTETMPCQPSGLDLLLAFNVGIEVQGRLMRFSKEAYNIPERFHPPSVVGVMGSAAASAKLLALSPAQCSHALAIAASSAGAPLANAATQTKPLHIGNAARRGLEAAQLAQLGLEGNPEILDKNCGFGVYYKDYSPSAMPHPASADFKWMLENQNVAVKRIPAHLGMHWVVDAALAARAKLEDTEGNFDLHRISHITLKVPPSKYIDCPLPTTEHQARHSFQFNCGSALLDNEVAVSSYSEAKINRPALKELLSKVKVETPEDNQPSFDKMYCEVQIETDQGQRYEARCDTFYGHWRKPLSEKDLVEKFSVNASSVLCTEGVEGVIDVIGNIERVRESSILSSYLRMTSSEHQQFCRTRSL; from the exons ATGATGCTGGACACTCTGGGCGTCGGGCTGTTAGGGACCAGGACAGCTGTGTTCAACACGGCTCTCAAGTACAGCCAG TCTTTCACGTCTGACGAGAGGAGCAGTGTTTGGGGTAAATCGGAGatctctcttcctcctcactTTGCTGCGTTTGTTAATGGCATCGCG GTTCACTCCATGGACTTTGATGACACTTGGCACCCTGCTACTCATCCCTCAGGAGCCGTGTTACCAGCCCTGCTTGCCCTGACAGAGACCATGCCCTGCCAGCCCTCTGGTCTGGACCTGCTGCTGGCCTTCAATGTGGGCATCGAGGTTCAGGGCAGACTCATGAGGTTCTCCAAAGAGGCCTACAACATCCCTGAAAG ATTCCATCCTCCCAGCGTTGTCGGTGTTATGGGCAGTGCTGCGGCCTCAGCGAAGCTCCTGGCTCTGTCCCCTGCTCAGTGTTCTCACGCTTTGGCCATCGCAGCTTCCTCTGCTGGGGCTCCTTTAGCCAACGCCGCCACACAAACCAAACCTCTCCACATAGGAAACGCTGCTCGGAGAGGCCTGGAGGCGGCTCAGCTGGCCCAGCTGGGACTGGAGGGGAACCCAGAGATCCTGGATAAGAACTGCGGGTTTGGGGTTTATTACAAAGACTACAGCCCATCAGCAATGCCACATCCTGCCTCTGCTGACTTTAAATGGATGCTTGAAAATCAGAACGTTGCCGTCAAGCGCATCCCGGCTCATCTGGGGATGCACTGGGTCGTGGATGCAGCTCTGGCAGCCCGTGCAAAGCTTGAAGACACTGAGGGGAACTTTGACCTCCACAGAATCAGCCACATCACTCTGAAAGTGCCTCCATCAAAGTACATCGACTGCCCCTTGCCTACAACAGAGCACCAAGCCAGGCACTCATTCCAATTTAACTGCGGCTCCGCTCTGCTGGATAACGAAGTGGCAGTGTCGTCTTACAGCGAAGCTAAGATCAACAGACCTGCCCTGAAGGAGCTCCTGTCTAAAGTCAAGGTGGAGACCCCTGAAGACAACCAACCCAGCTTTGATAAGATGTATTGTGAGGTTCAGATAGAAACAGATCAGGGGCAGAGGTATGAGGCCAGGTGTGATACCTTCTATGGCCACTGGAGGAAGCCACTGAGTGAGAAAGACCTGGTGGAGAAATTCAGTGTTAATGCTTCTTCAGTGTTGTGCACAGAGGGAGTGGAGGGAGTGATTGATGTGATTGGGAACATAGAGCGAGTAAGAGAAAGCTCAATTTTGAGTTCATATCTGAGAATGACCAGCAGtgagcatcagcagttttgcaggacCAGGAGCCTGTGA
- the acod1 gene encoding cis-aconitate decarboxylase isoform X1, translating into MGSGPASHPCSSNCWMGCPTFAESPKWTSREVQPFALRLASFFNSRGCGLDLSPAQRQTGITESFGAAVHSLTTSHLTDVVIHRSKRMMLDTLGVGLLGTRTAVFNTALKYSQSFTSDERSSVWGKSEISLPPHFAAFVNGIAVHSMDFDDTWHPATHPSGAVLPALLALTETMPCQPSGLDLLLAFNVGIEVQGRLMRFSKEAYNIPERFHPPSVVGVMGSAAASAKLLALSPAQCSHALAIAASSAGAPLANAATQTKPLHIGNAARRGLEAAQLAQLGLEGNPEILDKNCGFGVYYKDYSPSAMPHPASADFKWMLENQNVAVKRIPAHLGMHWVVDAALAARAKLEDTEGNFDLHRISHITLKVPPSKYIDCPLPTTEHQARHSFQFNCGSALLDNEVAVSSYSEAKINRPALKELLSKVKVETPEDNQPSFDKMYCEVQIETDQGQRYEARCDTFYGHWRKPLSEKDLVEKFSVNASSVLCTEGVEGVIDVIGNIERVRESSILSSYLRMTSSEHQQFCRTRSL; encoded by the exons ATGGGGTCTGGTCCAGCCTCCCACCCCTGCAGCTCCAACTGCTGGATGGGTTGTCCGACTTTTGCAGAAAGCCCCAAGTGGACATCCCGGGAAGTGCAGCCATTTGCACTTcgattggcttcatttttcaactcAAGAGGATGCGGCCTGGATTTGAGTCCAGCTCAAAGACAAAca GGTATCACAGAGAGCTTCGGAGCTGCCGTCCACTCACTCACCACCTCTCATCTGACAGACGTGGTGATTCACAGGAGCAAAAGGATGATGCTGGACACTCTGGGCGTCGGGCTGTTAGGGACCAGGACAGCTGTGTTCAACACGGCTCTCAAGTACAGCCAG TCTTTCACGTCTGACGAGAGGAGCAGTGTTTGGGGTAAATCGGAGatctctcttcctcctcactTTGCTGCGTTTGTTAATGGCATCGCG GTTCACTCCATGGACTTTGATGACACTTGGCACCCTGCTACTCATCCCTCAGGAGCCGTGTTACCAGCCCTGCTTGCCCTGACAGAGACCATGCCCTGCCAGCCCTCTGGTCTGGACCTGCTGCTGGCCTTCAATGTGGGCATCGAGGTTCAGGGCAGACTCATGAGGTTCTCCAAAGAGGCCTACAACATCCCTGAAAG ATTCCATCCTCCCAGCGTTGTCGGTGTTATGGGCAGTGCTGCGGCCTCAGCGAAGCTCCTGGCTCTGTCCCCTGCTCAGTGTTCTCACGCTTTGGCCATCGCAGCTTCCTCTGCTGGGGCTCCTTTAGCCAACGCCGCCACACAAACCAAACCTCTCCACATAGGAAACGCTGCTCGGAGAGGCCTGGAGGCGGCTCAGCTGGCCCAGCTGGGACTGGAGGGGAACCCAGAGATCCTGGATAAGAACTGCGGGTTTGGGGTTTATTACAAAGACTACAGCCCATCAGCAATGCCACATCCTGCCTCTGCTGACTTTAAATGGATGCTTGAAAATCAGAACGTTGCCGTCAAGCGCATCCCGGCTCATCTGGGGATGCACTGGGTCGTGGATGCAGCTCTGGCAGCCCGTGCAAAGCTTGAAGACACTGAGGGGAACTTTGACCTCCACAGAATCAGCCACATCACTCTGAAAGTGCCTCCATCAAAGTACATCGACTGCCCCTTGCCTACAACAGAGCACCAAGCCAGGCACTCATTCCAATTTAACTGCGGCTCCGCTCTGCTGGATAACGAAGTGGCAGTGTCGTCTTACAGCGAAGCTAAGATCAACAGACCTGCCCTGAAGGAGCTCCTGTCTAAAGTCAAGGTGGAGACCCCTGAAGACAACCAACCCAGCTTTGATAAGATGTATTGTGAGGTTCAGATAGAAACAGATCAGGGGCAGAGGTATGAGGCCAGGTGTGATACCTTCTATGGCCACTGGAGGAAGCCACTGAGTGAGAAAGACCTGGTGGAGAAATTCAGTGTTAATGCTTCTTCAGTGTTGTGCACAGAGGGAGTGGAGGGAGTGATTGATGTGATTGGGAACATAGAGCGAGTAAGAGAAAGCTCAATTTTGAGTTCATATCTGAGAATGACCAGCAGtgagcatcagcagttttgcaggacCAGGAGCCTGTGA
- the kctd12.1 gene encoding BTB/POZ domain-containing protein KCTD12.1: MALADTELGGSTCGDSCSPFSEIIELNVGGQVYVTRHKTLIAVQDSLLWNMFSKKSPKELARDSKGRFFLDRDGFLFRYILDYLRDLNLVLPDYFPEKSRLQREADFFQLRDLAKRLSPRVSKDNSISEEINQSDTEEGAQQCGSSSAMETLRTMTVSSSGAMRSPSLDSRKSGYITIGYRGSYTIGRDIQTDAKFRRVARITVCGKTSLAKEVFGETLNESRDPDRPPERYTSRYYLKYNFLEQAFDKLTEAGFHMVACSSTGTCAYTSNDPSEDKIWTSYTEYVFCRE; this comes from the coding sequence ATGGCACTGGCTGACACGGAGCTCGGAGGGTCCACCTGCGGGGACTCTTGCTCTCCGTTTTCAGAGATTATTGAGCTAAATGTCGGCGGACAGGTTTATGTCACGAGGCACAAAACTCTCATCGCAGTGCAGGACTCTCTGCTGTGGAACATGTTCAGTAAGAAGTCCCCAAAGGAGTTGGCGAGAGACAGCAAAGGGCGCTTCTTCTTGGATAGAGACGGCTTCTTGTTTCGCTACATCCTAGATTACCTCCGGGACCTGAACCTGGTGCTACCAGACTATTTCCCAGAGAAAAGTCGTCTGCAGAGGGAGGCTGACTTTTTCCAGCTGCGGGATCTCGCCAAACGTCTCAGCCCGCGCGTGAGTAAGGACAATTCAATCAGCGAGGAGATCAACCAGAGCGACACGGAGGAAGGCGCGCAGCAGTGCGGCTCCTCCAGCGCCATGGAGACTTTACGCACCATGACGGTCAGCTCCAGCGGGGCCATGCGCTCCCCGTCTCTGGACTCCAGAAAGTCAGGCTACATCACGATAGGATACCGCGGCTCGTACACCATCGGCAGAGACATCCAAACCGACGCAAAGTTCAGGAGAGTGGCGCGCATCACCGTGTGCGGGAAGACGTCTCTGGCCAAAGAAGTGTTTGGAGAAACCCTGAACGAGAGCAGAGACCCGGACAGGCCTCCGGAGAGATACACATCCCGATATTATCTCAAGTATAATTTTCTAGAGCAGGCGTTTGACAAGCTGACAGAGGCGGGATTTCACATGGTGGCCTGCAGCTCCACAGGCACCTGCGCCTACACCAGCAACGACCCAAGCGAGGACAAAATATGGACGAGCTACACCGAGTACGTCTTCTGCCGGGAATAG